DNA sequence from the Arthrobacter jinronghuae genome:
ACAGCCGAGCGCGGTCCGCGCATCATGGCGTGGCCGGTGTCGAAGAGAAGCAGGGCGGCCAGCATCGAGCGCATGTTGAGGCGGGGAAAACGGTTGACTGCCCACAAAGCCAGGTCCGAGGACAAGTCGGCAACCTCAGAAACCAGTTCCAAGCCCTTCGGTCCACCGAACCGGGCAAATGCCGCTTCCATTACTTCGTGCGCTGGTTCGCCTGATCGGGGTGGATAAGTGATGTCCGGCCACCGGGAGATCTTCACGGGCCCCAGTGAGGCAGCGCTTTCGTCTGCCAACGCGTACACAAACTTCCAAAGCCGCTTAACGACGTCGTCGGCGGCACGCACATGCAGGTGCACGGCCGGATGGGCGGATTCCAGCCTGCGGGAAAAGCCAAACCAGCGCTCTCCCCCGGTCCTCGTTCCGGAAATCAGCGGAGCAACAATGCGGCGGACTATTTCATCACCCGCATCCCTGCGCTCCGGCTCTACAGTCAACATGGACCACACAGCCGTGCTGTCGTGCTGCACAGGACGGGTAGCTGCCTCTCGATGACCAGTGTTCGATTGCATTACGCGGCTCATATCATCCCCAAAATGATCGTCTTGACTTCGGTAGGTGTGTTCCCAACAGTGCGTTCGCAACAGTGTGTTGCCAAAATGTGAATGTCCATACGGGTTCTAAGAAATTTCCCATTTGCGTCAGGGACTCTTTTCCTGCGCACGCTGACCGACTATGGGTTTGCGAACCCTCCACGCGGGCTGCACCTACTCGTACCGCACCGGCTTCGACACGGTCACTACGCGTACCTGCGGCGTCGCTTGCTCCAGGAGGACCTGGTCGACATCGTCGTCGTCGGACGCTCGGCCCTCGCCACCCGGGCCTGCGGTTGTCAGTATCTTCACGTTGATGACCGTCGTGGCGCCGCCGGTACCCGCGGCGATGGCTTTTGGGCAGTTCATATAGGCCGCAGAACCAAACCCAGGAGTTTTCATTCCCCTTTAATTGCCACCGTGAAACAACAGCAAGACGACAGGGAACGAATTCCGCAATTTTGTTATCCAAAATTTACCGTGCTGTACACTGCGGACTATCTGATCCCCTTCCCTTCTGTTTCGAAAGACCACATTCACGTATGGCATGGTGCAGGAATCTCGTTGCCGCTTCGGCGGCCTTGGCAATAAGTCTTTCGGCCCTGATAACCGGGGTGCCGCAGGCAGCAGCTGATCCAGGGACCAACACTGCCGCCACCCCGGCACCCAGCACACTGGACCTACGCAACCGGGACAAAATCATTGAAATGTTCGATCGCGTCAATATGCTCCGGACCGCCGTAGGCGTTCCTCCCCTGACGTTCAACGTCACCGTCTCAGAAGTGGCGGAGGACTGGTCGGACCATATGGCTGCAACGGGTTTTGCCCACAACCCCCGGGCCTTCGACGATCCCCGTGTAGCTGATCGTTGGACCGCAGCCGCAGAGAACATCGCGTACGACTGGTCCGGCAACATCGAGAGCATGGTGTTTGGGTGGGAGATGTCCCCTGCGCACTACCAGAGCATAGTGAATCCGGCGCTAACGACGGTTGGCGTCGGCCTAGCTATTAGCGAATCCTGCGACCCTGCGCCAGATTCTATTGACTGCTCGACAATGGCCACGCTAAATCTTTTCACCTTTGACGCGCCACCAGCAGGTACCTATGCAACGGCCCGCGACTATTTTGACGGAAAACCGTCGCTGGACGCATCTTTTCCAGTAGGCGTCCGGGCTGCCGAGCCGGTATGGAATGACCTCACGAATGAATACACGATACCGGCTATTGCCGGGGTCGATTACTTCGTCGACGCCACACCTACGGCATCATCATTAGAGCCGGGCACCTACACTGCACCAAGAGGCTATATGACCGTGGACGCGGTCGCCCGGAGCGGAACCAAGCTCATCGGACGAACCTGGTGGGGGCACAAGTTCTCAAGGGTTTTGCCGATAGCACCAACCTTCAATGACAGCGATGGGACCGAGACGGACACCTTTTCCATCCCCAGCGTGGAGGGAGTGCAGTATCAGGTGAGTGGCAAGGTCTACGACAGCGGCACCTATTCTGCAAAAGGGACTGTCACGGTTACCGCCCGCGCCCTTCCGGACTACGTGCTGGCGGACCGCGCCGCAGCCGAGTGGACCACCACATACAAGGCCACCCCGTACCAGGCCACTCCCGCTGCGGTGTTGTTCGCCGACAAAGCCGGCACCGATAAGGACACGTTCACGGTTCCTGCGACCATCGGCGTGGAGTACGTGGTCGAGGGGAAAGTCACCGCTGCGGGGACCTATGCCGGAAACGGTACCGTTACGGTTACCGCCCGTGCCCTCCGGGATTATGTCTTAACCGCAGGAGCCACCACCGAGTGGACCACCACCTTCAGCAAGGCTGCCGCTCCATACCAGCCTCCGGCCGCATCCCCGTTCATCGATGTGTCCACCGGCCAGCAGTTCTACAAGGAAATGGCCTGGCTCGCCGAAAAGGGCATCTCCACCGGCTGGACTGAACCCAACGGAACCCGCGCCTACCGCCCGCTCCAATCCATCAACCGCGATGCGATGGCCGCCTTCCTCTACCGGGCAGCGGGCTCACCGACATACAGCGCGCCGGCGAAATCACCGTTCGCGGACGTATCCACCGGCCAGCAGTTCTACAAGGAAATGGCCTGGCTCGCCGAAGAGGGCATCTCCACCGGTTGGACCGAACCCAACGGAACCCGCACGTACCGCCCCTTGCAGTCGATTAGCCGCGACGCCATGGCCGCCTTCCTCTACCGGGCAGGAGACTCACCGATATACAGCGCGCCGGCGAAATCACCGTTCGCGGACGTATCCACCGGCCAGCAGTTCTACAAGGAAATGGCCTGGCTCGCCGCAAATGGCATCTCCACCGGCTGGACCGAACCCAACGGAACCCGCACCTACCGCCCGTTTCAATCTATCAACCGCGACGCCATGGCCGCCTTCCTCTACCGGGCAGCTGGAATATAAGACACCAGAGGCTCGATGATCACGGGTTTGGCTTGGCTGGCTTGGCACTGCAACGCGCGACGGCGCCATTCTGGCGCTGACGTCGTTTTTTAGCGGGCATCGAGATGCCCCTCTGGGACAAATACGGCTTACCCGCGACCAAACATGGAATGATCCATCAAATGACTTCTAGCTGGAACCCCGGGGCCGAACCTGTCGCACAAAAGTTCAAGGCTGCCTGGAATGTGTTCGCAGCCTCTTGCGGCCACCTGTGGGCAAACGAAGCAAGCTATCAGGCGTGGTTTGCGCATTACCTGATCGGGCAATTCGGCATCGACCGAGTCGGCAGAGAAGTCATCATCAACGAAAAGTACTTCGTACACTCGCCGAGGCCGGGTGAAGTGCGGCCTGACGCCGTGGTGGCGCGGAAGCCGGGAATCATGATCCCGCACTACGCCAACGGTGAGGCCCGCTCCTCGGATGAGTCGGGCATCGGGATCCTCAAACATCTCGCGGTGATCTCCGAGCTCAAGGTAGGAGCCAGCACCGCCAGTGGCCTCCAGCGCCGGTCGATCCTCGCTGATGTGTTCAAACTGGGACGTCTATTGGAGGAACACAGCCTCAGCTCACCAAATTCTCCTATGCCACTGGCCTTCGTCTGCGTCTTGGATAACCACCACCGACAGACAATCGATCTGGAAGCGCTGGCGGCAGAGGTGCGCGAAGGAGATGCCTACCACCCCGACGTTGAGCTGATTAGAGCCACAGCCATCCAAAAGCCGGTTGCGCCTGCCGACCGTGCCCTGGTCTGGTAACCGGATGGCACCCACGTCCGCGGAAATGCGGTCCATGGGCAACCCAGCGACAACGGAACCGAGAGTGGTCTCGGTCAGTCAAAGCAGCAGGCACAACTTCAGCAAGGACCTGGTGGAATCGGTTCTGCTGGCGGAAGGGCTAGGCTAGGCGTCGACGGAGACGCGCATTCCGGCACCACCGTGCAGCACGTGTTCAGAAAGCGGTCCCACCCGACGGAACCCAACCTGCGGCAGGTGCACCTGATCCACGCGGAGCTGCTCCCCGGTGACCTTGGCGAAAACATCACCACCCGCGGCATCGACCTCCTGAACCTGCACGAGGGGACACTCCTGCGGATCGGGCCCGACGCCGTCGTTCAGGTGACCGGGCTGCGGAATCCCCGCCGGCAGATTGACCGCTTCCAAGCCGGGCTGCTCAAAACAGTGCTGCCCCGCGACAGCTCCGGAAAAGTCGTGCGGAAGACGGGAATCACGGGCATCGTGCTGAGCCGCGGGCGGGTGAACGTCGACAACGAGATCCGCACCGAGGTTTCGGCCGGGTCGCAGCGCCGGCTCGCGTCTGAGTCCTGGCGAAGGACGCGTTGGCCCAGGACCTCGCGGATAGTCGTCATGATGCCGGTCTCGATAAACCTGGCATCCGTCTGCGCGCGGCGGAAAGATCGCAATCCCCCGGCCTGCCCGGGAGCTTCGGGACCGGTGGGACCATCTCCCGGGACATATTGACCTCCCCGGGATGCCTGGCGACCGGGCAGTTGCCGGTGCTACTTCACGGGGCTGCCGGCTCCCTTAGCGCGTTTCGAGGAGAACTTTTCCATAACCACTAGGGAGACACCGAACATAATGAAAAAGCCCCCGGCGCCAAAGCCGGAACCGGCACTCTTTTCCCATCCTTCCACCACCGCTTTATCAGGACGGTCCGGGTTGTAATACACCGTGTGCTTGGAGCCTATGTCAGGAGTCTCGGTGCGAACCCCTGCTCTTTCCTCGATGGTATGTGTACCCCCGTCTGAATCGGTAAAGGAAACAGTTGTAACCTTTGTCGTTGACCCTCTTGACGATTGTTCGTCAAAGTCAATGACCGTGCCTTCGGTGCTAGTCCCGTTATTCATTAGGCGCCGGTCAATGTTGTAGGGGATGAACGCAGTGATGGCAATGAACATGCCAATGAGCATGATGAATAAAGCGCCCGGCCAGACCGATTCTAGGCGGGGAGATTCATCGTCGTTCCCTGCAGCATGGTTTCTCATTTCAGCCTCCTTCCCTGACATTATCTAAAACCCAATCAGTCCGCGCGCCGCCGGCTGCAGAACCGGCCTGCCATACTCTGACCATGACCGTCTATTTCGAGTGCACCACCCGGACAGCCCTGCCCGCATCGGAGCTGTTTGACCGTGCCCGAAGCATTGATGCGCATAAGGACTCCATGGCGCGGTCCCGTGAAGAGGCCGTCGGAGGCGTGACGTCAGGTCTCATCTCGCTGGGTGAGGACGTCACCTGGCGGGCCTGGCATTTCGGCGTTCCGCTGCGGATGACGAGCCGGATCACCGAAATGGAGCCGCCGAACCGTTTCGTCGACGAGCAGGTCAAGGGCCCGTTCCGGCGGTTCCGGCATGTCCACGAGTTCAGCCAGGATGCGGCTGGCAGCACGATGGTTGACCGCATCGAGTTCGAGGCGCCATTCGGCGTCGTCGGGCTCCTGGTCGAGAAACTGGTGCTGGCCCGCTACCTCCGGCAGCTCATCGAGTCGCGGAACCGGTACCTCGCCGGGGAGCTCACCTCCAGCTAGCTCCGGATCGGCCCGGGACTACGCTGGAACAATGACACACAGCTTCGACAAGGACTACTGGGAGCAGCACTGGCACGAGGCCCCGGACACCGATCCGGCCGCGGGCCACCAGCCGCCCGCGAACCCTTACGTGGCACGCCTCGCGGCGGAGCTCCCGGCAGGCAGCGCGCTCGACGCCGGCTGCGGAACGGGCGCGGAAGCCCTGGAACTGGCCGCGCACGGCTGGACGGTAGTGGGTGCGGACGTATCCGCATCTGCCCTCGCCGCAGCGTCCCGGCGTGCCGAAGCGCAGACGCTGTCCGGCAGCGTGGACTGGATCGAGGCGGACCTGGTCTCTTGGGAACCGGGACGCCGCTTTGACCTGGTCACCACCAACTACGCCCACCCGGCGATGCCGCAGCTGGCGTTCTATACCCGGGTCGCGGAGTGGGTGGCTCCTGGCGGCACCCTCCTGATTGTCGGGCACGCCCACGACGATGAGGCAACGACGGCGCACGGGCACCACCCGCCCGCCGACACGATCGTGACTGCCGAATCCATCCGAGCGCTCCTGGATCCGGCGACGTGGAGCATCACCGTCGCCGAGGAACATCCGCGCTCCATGACCGCGCCGGACGGCAGCCATGTCACCCTGCGCGACGTCGTCGTCCAGGCCACCCGCCAGCGCTAATCCGGGACTGCCTCTAGGCCGCGTTCCTTCCGGGTGCTTCCGGACCGGTGGGCCAGCGCAGCAGCGCGGCGACGCCGGCTCCGCCGGGCAGGACGCCGTCTGGCACCAGAAGGAGTCGCGCATCGGTCAGGGCGGCCGCGCGCAGCAGGGCCACGGGAGCGGAAACCTTGCCCAGCACGTCTGAGCCCAGCGCTTGTTCCTCCGCAGTGGCCACCCACGGCTCGACGGCGAGGGCCAGCAACTGGTGGTCGGCGAGCGCAGTGTCATTCAGGATCAACACGTCTACCTGCGCCTGTTGAAGGGCCTGGACAACAGCACCGATGCCGGTGGTCGACTCGGGGTTGGCCTGCCCTTGCTGCAGGGCGAGGCGGTCCATGATCTGTTCCTGCTCGTCCGCCCACTGCAGGGCAATCAGTTCCTGGACGCGGTCCTCGAAACCCTCATGATGGGCGCCGCCGGTACGGGTATGCGAATCGAGCATGCGGACCAGGTTCCGGTGCGCTTCGGCGAGCTGGTCCTGCACCAGTCCGCGGGCACGGACATCACCGGCGAGCACGATCAGCCGGGCGCCGCTGCTGTCCACGACGCTGTCGATCTGTCCGGCGACCTCGTCCGCGTTCCGGCGCCAGATGCCTTCCGTCCTGCGCTGCTGCTTGTCCTGCGCCCAACCGTCGCCGACGGAAAGTTTGCGGATGTCCTCGCTGGAGCCTTCAACGTCCTGGACGCTGGCGGGACCGGGGCGGCCCACGTATGCCAGCCGGATCTCGGCGCCTTCCCGCGACACTTCCGCAACGATGTACGGGAATTCTTCCGGGCGGTGCTTGAGCAGCGGCAGCAGGTCCGGAACGGGCCCCACGGAAAGGTGCTTCGGGCCCATCAGCGGGCCGGGCAGGAGTTCGTTCAGTTCCTCCGTCCCCTGCCGGACGAGGACGAAGCGCGACACCGGGGCGGGCACGCCGTAGGCAGGAGCCACCGCGGCTTCCATGGCCTCAAGGTCCGCCGGCGGAGCCCCCTTTTCCGCCAGCGCCCTCCGGACAGCGCCCGGGCGGACTTCGGCCGCTTCCCGACCTTCCACGGTTCCGGCCCCTGCATCAACATAGGCGGCACACCAGGGTCCTTGTTTCCGGTAGAGATCCGCGAATTTGTGGAGATGCTCGGTCATGGCGATCTCCTTCCTGTACGGGCTCCCGCACATCGATTCGATCCGTGCCTCAAGCTAACACCGGCGTCTGCCGCAATTAAAGGGCTGGGCACGCCACACGCCTGCCGCCCGCCGGTCTAATCCGCGAGCGAGCGGATGACCCGTGCCGGTGACCCGACGGCGAGGGACCGTGCCGGAACATCCTTGGTGACGACGGCGCCGGCGGCCACCACGGAATCGTCGCCGATGGTCACACCCGGCAGGACCGTGACATTGGAGCCGAGCCAGACGTTCCGGCCGAGCGTGACCGGCGCCGGATGCATGTCCGCGCGGTGCGCCGGCGACAGATCATGGTTGAGCGTGGCCAGGACAACGTTGTGGCCGATCAGGCAGTCGTCCCCGATGCGGATCCCGCCCTGGTCCTGGAACCGGCATCCGGCGTTGATGAACACCCGTCTCCCCAGGCTGATGTTCTTCCCGAAGTCGGAGGAGAACGGCGGAAACAGGGCCACGGATTCATCCACCGGTTTCCCGGTCAACCGGGAGAGCAGCTCCCGCACCCGGGCCGGTTCGTGGTAGCCGCCGTTGAGCTCGCCGGTGATCCGCAGGGCGGCCTGACTGGCGTGATGCATGGCTTCGTGCAGGGGTGACCCGGCGGTAATTGTTTCGCCTGCGTTCAGCGCCGCGAGCAGTTCCTCGGGTTCCATGGGATTCCTTTACACCTGGGGTCCGGATCGGAGTGCCGGCGCAGTCCGCAGCCGCACAGCTTCACGGACTTTCCCCCACGTTGGCATCACCCGCTGTGCGGGACAAGAGCCGCGCGGTGGCAGGATGACCAGCATGCCCGCTCCCCCCACTCATAGTCCTGATTGAGCGTCTCCGGACCCGGGCAAAGCCCCCGATTACTGCTTCTGCAGGGGCAGTTCACCCCGGACGGGCCAGCGCCCGGTTGCCTCGTGGTGCTCGATGGCCCGCAGCAGGGGGCTCACATTGTAGATAGCGATGTCCAGGCCAAGCTTGACGCCGTGAATCGACTTAACCGTCACGTACGTCCGCCGATTCACTTGCGACATCTGATAACTCGCAATGTCACTGTAGGGAAGGACATGCTCCCTGCCCAACATAGTGCGGAAAGCAATCTCAGATTCGCCCGGCACAATGTAGAAGTTGCGATACATGCCCAGGAGTATCAGCCCGATCAGAAGCATGCCGGCGCCGGCAATGCGGGGTGGGAGGGGGTCGGTGTCCGTGGTAAACCCCACCAGGCCCACTAGGACTCCGATACCGATGGAAAGCCAACCGACAATCATTATCAGTTTCGTCATTCGGATTCGTTCCGGGTATTCCTTGGACCGGTTAGGGTACTTTTGGACCCACCAATTAATAGCTATGATGCCCGCGAGGCAGACCACGGCGATGATTAGATCCATTGGCAGTTACCCCCGGAATGTAGCCAAAATACTTGCTCATTAGTCCTGCGCGAAAAATCTACCTCATGTCGGGGGGTCCATGGTCACCGGACATGGCTCCTACGGCGAAACGTGGAGCCGGCGACGTCCTCGTTCACGCCATCCGCGCCGGCAAATCTAGCCGTCGCGCCAGGAACCGCGGAGAACCTCGATGCCGTCCAGCAGGACGTCCAGCCCGACGGTGAACTCGGCGTCGTAGTCGTAGCCTTCCTTCGCCAGCTCCCCCACCACTTCGAGCAGGTACGGATACCGGGCGGCCGCCTCCGCCGATTCACCGTCGCGGGTGGCTGCCGCGGCCTCCGCCGATTCCTCGGGGGTCTCGAAGGACAGGGTCTTCTGCTGCAGTGCGAAGCCGTACACGTACGCATCCAGCAGGCTCGTGACGTGGACGGTGGTGCGGAAGGAGAAGCCGCTCTGCCGCAGGCAGCCCAGCAGTGCGTTGTGCTGGCGCAGGTTCTCCGGTCCCGGCCGGCCGGCCGCTTCCATCAGCCCCACGGCCCAGCGGTGCGTGACCAGTGCGGCCCGGAGGGAGACGGCACGATCACGCATCGCCTGCTTCCAGCCGTGTCCCCTGTCCGGCTCCGTGACCTCCGCCCACACCAGGTCCACCATGCCCTCGAGCAGTTCCTGCTTGTTCGCCACATGCTTGTACAGCGCCATCGGCACCACGCCGAGTTCCTGGGAAAGCGTGCGCATGGTGAAGCCGTCGATGCCCACCTGATCGGCCAGTACGACGCCGGCGCGCAGCACGGCGTCCCGGTTCAGTCGCGGCCGGCGCACGGATGCTTCCTGCTGCCGATCCTTCGGTACCTGTCCCACAGAGCCGCCTTCCGGGAAATCGATCCTTGACAGAGTGTACGACATACACCTAGGTTCGTCGCATCAGGTGTACGCAGTACACTTTCTGGCCGACAGGAGCACCATGCACGCCTCCAACCGGACCGCCCGGACCGCCGGGATCCTTTTCCTCCTCACCTTCGCCTCCGCCATCGCCGGGGCTGCCCTGTACGCACCGCTGCTGACCGACCCGGACTACCTCGCCGGACCCGGTGCCGACACCCGGATCCTGCTCGGCGCGGTCTGCGAACTGGTGCTGATCGTCGCGAACATCGGCACCGCCGTCGTGCTGTTTCCCGTCCTCCGCCGGCACAGCGAGACCGCTGCGGTCGGTTATGTC
Encoded proteins:
- a CDS encoding class I SAM-dependent methyltransferase, which gives rise to MTHSFDKDYWEQHWHEAPDTDPAAGHQPPANPYVARLAAELPAGSALDAGCGTGAEALELAAHGWTVVGADVSASALAAASRRAEAQTLSGSVDWIEADLVSWEPGRRFDLVTTNYAHPAMPQLAFYTRVAEWVAPGGTLLIVGHAHDDEATTAHGHHPPADTIVTAESIRALLDPATWSITVAEEHPRSMTAPDGSHVTLRDVVVQATRQR
- a CDS encoding lantibiotic dehydratase C-terminal domain-containing protein; translation: MLTVEPERRDAGDEIVRRIVAPLISGTRTGGERWFGFSRRLESAHPAVHLHVRAADDVVKRLWKFVYALADESAASLGPVKISRWPDITYPPRSGEPAHEVMEAAFARFGGPKGLELVSEVADLSSDLALWAVNRFPRLNMRSMLAALLLFDTGHAMMRGPRSAVWPDRRTTSWDYYWNAHLHACTGSFGSHSGQARTAMMAQMAPRVMPAHRVMAALASESAVDIWRKRWARAIDEYLYRADKQRISRSAQQLAMGASGLALNRLGFPLREQGALGLYARAWSKDIEAHYSGEERSSQPSKPGKK
- a CDS encoding CAP domain-containing protein, which translates into the protein MAWCRNLVAASAALAISLSALITGVPQAAADPGTNTAATPAPSTLDLRNRDKIIEMFDRVNMLRTAVGVPPLTFNVTVSEVAEDWSDHMAATGFAHNPRAFDDPRVADRWTAAAENIAYDWSGNIESMVFGWEMSPAHYQSIVNPALTTVGVGLAISESCDPAPDSIDCSTMATLNLFTFDAPPAGTYATARDYFDGKPSLDASFPVGVRAAEPVWNDLTNEYTIPAIAGVDYFVDATPTASSLEPGTYTAPRGYMTVDAVARSGTKLIGRTWWGHKFSRVLPIAPTFNDSDGTETDTFSIPSVEGVQYQVSGKVYDSGTYSAKGTVTVTARALPDYVLADRAAAEWTTTYKATPYQATPAAVLFADKAGTDKDTFTVPATIGVEYVVEGKVTAAGTYAGNGTVTVTARALRDYVLTAGATTEWTTTFSKAAAPYQPPAASPFIDVSTGQQFYKEMAWLAEKGISTGWTEPNGTRAYRPLQSINRDAMAAFLYRAAGSPTYSAPAKSPFADVSTGQQFYKEMAWLAEEGISTGWTEPNGTRTYRPLQSISRDAMAAFLYRAGDSPIYSAPAKSPFADVSTGQQFYKEMAWLAANGISTGWTEPNGTRTYRPFQSINRDAMAAFLYRAAGI
- a CDS encoding DUF3592 domain-containing protein, which codes for MRNHAAGNDDESPRLESVWPGALFIMLIGMFIAITAFIPYNIDRRLMNNGTSTEGTVIDFDEQSSRGSTTKVTTVSFTDSDGGTHTIEERAGVRTETPDIGSKHTVYYNPDRPDKAVVEGWEKSAGSGFGAGGFFIMFGVSLVVMEKFSSKRAKGAGSPVK
- a CDS encoding baeRF2 domain-containing protein, translating into MTEHLHKFADLYRKQGPWCAAYVDAGAGTVEGREAAEVRPGAVRRALAEKGAPPADLEAMEAAVAPAYGVPAPVSRFVLVRQGTEELNELLPGPLMGPKHLSVGPVPDLLPLLKHRPEEFPYIVAEVSREGAEIRLAYVGRPGPASVQDVEGSSEDIRKLSVGDGWAQDKQQRRTEGIWRRNADEVAGQIDSVVDSSGARLIVLAGDVRARGLVQDQLAEAHRNLVRMLDSHTRTGGAHHEGFEDRVQELIALQWADEQEQIMDRLALQQGQANPESTTGIGAVVQALQQAQVDVLILNDTALADHQLLALAVEPWVATAEEQALGSDVLGKVSAPVALLRAAALTDARLLLVPDGVLPGGAGVAALLRWPTGPEAPGRNAA
- a CDS encoding SRPBCC family protein, yielding MTVYFECTTRTALPASELFDRARSIDAHKDSMARSREEAVGGVTSGLISLGEDVTWRAWHFGVPLRMTSRITEMEPPNRFVDEQVKGPFRRFRHVHEFSQDAAGSTMVDRIEFEAPFGVVGLLVEKLVLARYLRQLIESRNRYLAGELTSS
- a CDS encoding sugar O-acetyltransferase, whose protein sequence is MEPEELLAALNAGETITAGSPLHEAMHHASQAALRITGELNGGYHEPARVRELLSRLTGKPVDESVALFPPFSSDFGKNISLGRRVFINAGCRFQDQGGIRIGDDCLIGHNVVLATLNHDLSPAHRADMHPAPVTLGRNVWLGSNVTVLPGVTIGDDSVVAAGAVVTKDVPARSLAVGSPARVIRSLAD
- a CDS encoding TetR/AcrR family transcriptional regulator C-terminal domain-containing protein; its protein translation is MSYTLSRIDFPEGGSVGQVPKDRQQEASVRRPRLNRDAVLRAGVVLADQVGIDGFTMRTLSQELGVVPMALYKHVANKQELLEGMVDLVWAEVTEPDRGHGWKQAMRDRAVSLRAALVTHRWAVGLMEAAGRPGPENLRQHNALLGCLRQSGFSFRTTVHVTSLLDAYVYGFALQQKTLSFETPEESAEAAAATRDGESAEAAARYPYLLEVVGELAKEGYDYDAEFTVGLDVLLDGIEVLRGSWRDG
- a CDS encoding MOSC domain-containing protein; amino-acid sequence: MFRKRSHPTEPNLRQVHLIHAELLPGDLGENITTRGIDLLNLHEGTLLRIGPDAVVQVTGLRNPRRQIDRFQAGLLKTVLPRDSSGKVVRKTGITGIVLSRGRVNVDNEIRTEVSAGSQRRLASESWRRTRWPRTSRIVVMMPVSINLASVCARRKDRNPPACPGASGPVGPSPGTY